TTCGTCGTTCTTGACCAAGCCAGGCTTAGGAATTCTACGATATCTGTGGCTAGTACCTATCGGAGTTCTTATCTCGGCACTTGCGCTGACGCACTCACGCGGTGCGTTGTTGTCATTGCTGTGTGCGATATCGATGGCGTTGTGCTATTTCCATGGCAAGAAAGCTATTTTCTTGATCGCTCCAATCGTTCCCATCATGGCGTTGGTGTTTTCACACCGCATGGCTGACTACAACGCGATCAACCATGGAACCGGTCAGGAACGGATTCAGATTTGGTCAGACAGTTTGAACGTCTGGCGGCAGTACCCGTTGTTCGGATTAGGGGAAGGTCTGATCGTCGATGAAATTGGCATCGTGACGCATAACTCGTTCTTGCATTGCTATGCGGAACTGGGATTCTTTGGCGGGACTGCTTTCTTGGCGTGCTTCTTGGTCGTCGGGCTAAACCTTTGGTCAGGAAGGCGAATCGAATCGCAAAGCAACAAGGTTTCCGCCGAAGCATCGCGGGAAGTAAAAGAGCATCGCCGAATTTGTGGATTTGTATTCGCGGCGTTGATGGGATGTACCGCATCAATGCTCACGATTTCTCGGCAGTTTGTAGCGCCCACCTATTTGATCTTGGGGTTGGCATCAGCCGCAAATACGTTGCCGCTGGAATCCGCTTTGTTGGATCGCGCACGCCATCTAAAACTCAATAACCGTTTTGTGGTGTTGTCAACGATCACCAGCATCGGTGCGTTGTTGACGTTTTATGTCGTTGTTCGTTTGTTTGTACGGTGGTAGGCAATCGAGACATCGGCATGAGTAACTTTCGGGTCCTTTCACGAAACGTCGCGAGTCATTCGATGGCATTTGCCATCGGAGTCTTGATCACGTTTTTCCTGACGCCCTATGTGCTCCATCAAATTGGTGATGAGCGATACGGTGCGTGGGCAATCATCTTGAGTCTGACTGGTTACTACGGTTTGCTTGATCTGGGGCTGCGTGCAGGGATTACCCAGTATGTAACGCGACACTATTGCAAAGGCGATATTGGGCGGATGAACCAGGCCGCCAGCAGTGGTTTGGTGCTTCACCTCGGATGCGCAGTTGTGATTCTTTTGGTCACGTTCGTCAGCGCATCGGTCGCACCAGCATTGGGGATTTTTACGCCGGATGTAAAGTCGGATGCCCGCTGGTGTATCTTGATTTTGGGCACATCCACAGCGGTTCAACTGGTGTTGTTCCCGTTCTCGGTTGTGCTAACGGCTCAGCAGAGATTCGATCTGACCACTGCGGTGAGCGTTACTTGCCGTGTGCTGTCAGCCATTGTGACGTACGTGATGTTGCGGTTGGGATGGGGATTAATTGGGCTTTGCATTGCCAACGCGGCCAGCGCGGCGATTGAGTACAGCATCCGAGTTTGGATCGCATTCCGTGTCATGCCGGACCAGCGGATCTCTTTGACGCGAGCAACGCGAGAAGGCTTTCGTGAATGCCTCGGTTTTGGCATTTGGAGTTCGGTATTGGCGGTCATGCACTTAGTGTTGAACTTTTCCGACGCGCTTGTGATTGGATTCTTGATGCCGCTTTCGGCGATCGCCTTTTTCGCATTGGCAAACAATTTGACGAAGTACTTCGGCAGCATTTTTGTCACGATCAGCCAAGTGTTTTATCCGGCGGCGACGGATCTCGATGCGAACGACAACTTGTATGGTCTGAGAAAGCTTTACCTAACTGGGACACGCCTCGTATGGTTGTTTGGTATTAGCGGTGCCGCAATCGCTGGGCTTTGGGCGGATGACTTTTTTCGCCTATGGGTTGGCGACAAATACGTTAATCCGGACAAGTTTCATGCCGTCCCATTGTTGTTTCGCGTGTTGCTTGCTGGGGCCATTTTTGGTGCCGCAGCAGGGATCGGTTCAAAAGTGTTGTTAGGACGGCGTCGCGTTCGGACTTTGACAGGTTTGTTTGCGCTGGAAGGCATTTTGAATCTTACGATCAGTTTTGGGCTGATTCCATTTTACGGCTTATTGGGAGCTGCCATCGGAACGACGGTTCCGGCAGTGCTATGCCGTGGGGTGGTGCATCCCTGGCTTGTCTGTTCGGGATTGGGGATACGGTTGCGAGAGTATTTCAAAGAGGTCGTTCAGCCTGTTGTGTTCGTCGCGGTCTTGGTGTTTCCAATGGCAGCCGTTTTGCATCGCCTGACTCCACAGCAATCTTGGTTGCAACTCACAGGGGAGGGATTCCTTGCCGGAGCGATCGCATGCGTATTGATCAGTGTGGTGGGGCTGAGTGAATCAGATCGCCAGAAATATCTTTTCCCCACGCTGCGACGACTCGCAAGGTTCCCAGAACCAACCACAGCTAAACAGTCCTAGATTTCTTTCCCGCACCATACATTCCATCCAATCTTCACCATCGATCAACGGTTATGAAAAGTTTTACTTCGACCTGCCAAGGGATTTCACGTATGCCTCGAAAGATCGTTGCGCGTGTCTTGGCAAAGCAACCGTCCGTTGCAGAAAAACGTGATCAATGGTTTGTTGACTATCAGTCCGATTCATCGCGGCAGGTGAAAGGCTTGCGTGACAAAACGGACGAGCGACTACGGCTTTTCCGTCCGGAGGATATCGAAGGCAAGCGAGTTCTCGACGCGGGATGCAACATGGGGTGCATCGTCAACCATTGCTTAACGCTTGGCGCTCGCGACGTCATCGGGATCGATTTCGACAGTGCGGCCATCGGGCGAGCGCGAGAACTTTATCAAGGAACGAAAGCAAGCTATCGATGCGATGATTTGGATAACCCGTTGGCAATGTTGGATCGGTTTGACACGGTGTTGTTTCTATCGGTCTATGGCACAAAAGAACTCGAAGACCGCAATTCGATTCTAAGCCGGCTCGCAACTGCCGGCGATGTGATGTATTTCGAAGGTCATCATGGTGACGATCCACGGCAATGTGCGTGGGGGCTATTGAAATACGGCGGATTTCAAGCGATCGAGTTTCTCGGTTTTACCAATGACGAGCTTCGCGAAGACTCCGTCGGACGGCCGTTCTTTCGATGTGACCGGGTGAAACGAACTGCCGGCTTTATCGAAAGTCGGATTCAATCGGATCAAAATTCAGGTCGTCTGTTTAAGCATGCCGTCGTGGGACGCTCGTGTGCTGGAAAGTCATATCTGTCAAAACAGATGTCAGAAGGCGGCGGTCTGACAAAAGTGACGGTTCTCGATGATGTGAATGACCTGCTGACAATTAACGCGACAGATCGATTGGTGCTGTTTGACTATCGGGCGGGGACCTACATCGAACAAATCGACACGTTGTTCTTTTTGGATGTGGACGAGCGGCAACGATTAATGCGTATTGCTACCGATGAATCGCGAGATGATGACTACAACTCGCTTTTGAAAACTCCTCCGGTTCGAGGAAACTTCCTGAGTTTCTTCCGAGTCGAAGCGGAGGGTGACGATGTCTAGCAGCCACGTGTCGCCACGAGTTTCCGTCATTATTCCGACCTACAACTGTGCGTCTTACATTGAAGGTGCATTGCGATCGGTCGCGATTCAGCAATACAGTCATATCGAAGTGATCGTCGTTGATGACGGTTCAACTGACAACACTGCGGATGTGGTTGCGGGTGCCCCGGTTGATGTCCGTTTCATCTGTCAAGCGAGTCGTCGAGGGCCCGCGAGTGCACGCAATACGGGAATCAGGTTGGCTCGTGGGGAGTACATCGCGTTCTTGGATGCGGACGACGAGTGGTTGCCAGGAAAACTTGATCACCAGGTTGCGGTGCTTCAAAGAATGCCCGCTGTGATCGCGGTCAGTACCGAGATGGTGGCGTGGGATGATACGACCAAGCAGTCCGAAGAGAAGCAGAGCAGGAAGGATTCTACCTGCGCTGTGCCAGGCACGAACAATCGAAGTGAGACGCTAGGTCCGACTGCAGATCTGGAATTGGTTGGTTTCGATCAGCTAGTCGTTAAAAATCGTATCTGCACGCCGACGGTGTTGTGCAGAAAGGAGTCGTTGGCGGAGGTCGGATGGTTCGATGAATCGATGAACATTTCCGAAGACTATGATCTGTGGCTTCGATTGTCACGCACCGGAAAGATTGCTTGTATCGGTCGACCTTTCGCACGATATCGCCAGCGGCCTGAAGGGCTGAGTGCGGGAAATCGTGATCGAACAATGCGGTTGGATTTGGATTTCGTTCGATCGATCCCCAGGATACATCAAGACCATCCGAAGATTCGGCGTCTTGTACAGCGAGGCATTGCCGCTCGGGAGCTTGAATACGCCATCGAGCTATGTGATGAGCGTCAGCGATATTCTGATGCCGCGAAAGCGACGCTACGTTCGATCTGGCAGTGGCCTTGGACAGATCCGTCGATGCTTCGTCGGCCTTTCATCAGGTGTCGACGGATGCGCCGAATCTTGATCGACGCCTTGGGCAATCGCCCCAAAAATAGCTGGGCAGGCGACGACGTCCGTTGTCAACTTAAGAAGGTGGCATCATGAAAGGGCAAATAGGCTATCCACGTCTATGTGTTGCGTCATGTGGTCTCGGCCGCGTTGCGCGAGGTATCGAAGCATGGGCAAACGATTTGGGCTACGCCTTGCATAAACGAGGGCACAGCGTCTTGTTGTGTAAGGGTTCCGGAGAGCGGCACGCAGAGTTCGAACGCGTGGTCCCTTGTTGGCCTCGCGATGCCAAAAAGACACAAAGACTGGTTCAGGCAATCCCTCACGGAATCGGCTGGCGTTTCGGATTGGGGAGCGGATACGGCGTAGAGCAACAGACGTTTTCACGGCGTTTGATCAGGGTGCTACGTCAGGAACGCATTGACGTTCTTCATGTTCAAGATCCATTTGTCGCGACGGCTGTGCAAAAGGCCAATCTGCGTGGACAAGTTTCAACGAAGGTGATTTTGGCCCATGGAACCGAAGAGCCCATCGGGTTCCAAAGTCGCGTGACCTATCTGCAGCATCTTGCCCCGTGGCATCATGAACAAGCGCAGAAGGCAGGGGTCGATCGGGCGACTTGGGTCACGATCCCCAACTTTATCGATGTTGATCACTTTTATCCTGGGCGGTCGGACCAACTCCGCCGCGAGCTGGAGATTCCCCCTGGCCAGTTCGTCGTTCTAGTCGTCGCGGCGATCAAACGACGCCACAAGAGAATCGATTATCTACTTGGCGAGTTTAAGGCCCTGGCAAGCTCAATGCCTGATGCTCCAATCACTTTCGTCATCGCCGGTGGCCAAGAGTCAGACACCGCGGCATTGATTGCGATGGGAACGGAGCTACTGGGGGACCGTGTGAGATTCCTGGTCGGTTTTCCCCGCGAAAGAATGCCAGAGCTGTATCGGATGGCAGATGTTTTTGTGCTCGGTAGCTTAAAAGAAATGATGCCGATCGCGCTACTGGAAGCGACGGCTAGCGGCTTGCCTTGCGTCGTTCATCAACATCCTGTGATGAGCTGGATGGTTGCTGGCGGAGGGCTTTCGCTTGACATGACTCGGCAGGGTGTGGTTACCGAA
The Stieleria sp. JC731 genome window above contains:
- a CDS encoding O-antigen ligase family protein, encoding MATAIYPHANKPVVRRHDLDIVDRHGLGFALLLATTATLFVRPADLVPAFKDWPIYQVLILGCAALSVRACSRQLSNVSLVNRPDTVSLLVLLVAVGVSHLAHGFIWAARASMFEAGKLIVLYVLISALVNTPRRLAFFIKWLAIAISFMATLALLDNFSILSIAAFEAIEDRGIINDGATGPVERIRGTGIFQDPNDFGLILVTGLALCSSFLTKPGLGILRYLWLVPIGVLISALALTHSRGALLSLLCAISMALCYFHGKKAIFLIAPIVPIMALVFSHRMADYNAINHGTGQERIQIWSDSLNVWRQYPLFGLGEGLIVDEIGIVTHNSFLHCYAELGFFGGTAFLACFLVVGLNLWSGRRIESQSNKVSAEASREVKEHRRICGFVFAALMGCTASMLTISRQFVAPTYLILGLASAANTLPLESALLDRARHLKLNNRFVVLSTITSIGALLTFYVVVRLFVRW
- a CDS encoding oligosaccharide flippase family protein: MSNFRVLSRNVASHSMAFAIGVLITFFLTPYVLHQIGDERYGAWAIILSLTGYYGLLDLGLRAGITQYVTRHYCKGDIGRMNQAASSGLVLHLGCAVVILLVTFVSASVAPALGIFTPDVKSDARWCILILGTSTAVQLVLFPFSVVLTAQQRFDLTTAVSVTCRVLSAIVTYVMLRLGWGLIGLCIANAASAAIEYSIRVWIAFRVMPDQRISLTRATREGFRECLGFGIWSSVLAVMHLVLNFSDALVIGFLMPLSAIAFFALANNLTKYFGSIFVTISQVFYPAATDLDANDNLYGLRKLYLTGTRLVWLFGISGAAIAGLWADDFFRLWVGDKYVNPDKFHAVPLLFRVLLAGAIFGAAAGIGSKVLLGRRRVRTLTGLFALEGILNLTISFGLIPFYGLLGAAIGTTVPAVLCRGVVHPWLVCSGLGIRLREYFKEVVQPVVFVAVLVFPMAAVLHRLTPQQSWLQLTGEGFLAGAIACVLISVVGLSESDRQKYLFPTLRRLARFPEPTTAKQS
- a CDS encoding class I SAM-dependent methyltransferase; its protein translation is MKSFTSTCQGISRMPRKIVARVLAKQPSVAEKRDQWFVDYQSDSSRQVKGLRDKTDERLRLFRPEDIEGKRVLDAGCNMGCIVNHCLTLGARDVIGIDFDSAAIGRARELYQGTKASYRCDDLDNPLAMLDRFDTVLFLSVYGTKELEDRNSILSRLATAGDVMYFEGHHGDDPRQCAWGLLKYGGFQAIEFLGFTNDELREDSVGRPFFRCDRVKRTAGFIESRIQSDQNSGRLFKHAVVGRSCAGKSYLSKQMSEGGGLTKVTVLDDVNDLLTINATDRLVLFDYRAGTYIEQIDTLFFLDVDERQRLMRIATDESRDDDYNSLLKTPPVRGNFLSFFRVEAEGDDV
- a CDS encoding glycosyltransferase family 2 protein — protein: MSSSHVSPRVSVIIPTYNCASYIEGALRSVAIQQYSHIEVIVVDDGSTDNTADVVAGAPVDVRFICQASRRGPASARNTGIRLARGEYIAFLDADDEWLPGKLDHQVAVLQRMPAVIAVSTEMVAWDDTTKQSEEKQSRKDSTCAVPGTNNRSETLGPTADLELVGFDQLVVKNRICTPTVLCRKESLAEVGWFDESMNISEDYDLWLRLSRTGKIACIGRPFARYRQRPEGLSAGNRDRTMRLDLDFVRSIPRIHQDHPKIRRLVQRGIAARELEYAIELCDERQRYSDAAKATLRSIWQWPWTDPSMLRRPFIRCRRMRRILIDALGNRPKNSWAGDDVRCQLKKVAS
- a CDS encoding glycosyltransferase family 4 protein, which translates into the protein MKGQIGYPRLCVASCGLGRVARGIEAWANDLGYALHKRGHSVLLCKGSGERHAEFERVVPCWPRDAKKTQRLVQAIPHGIGWRFGLGSGYGVEQQTFSRRLIRVLRQERIDVLHVQDPFVATAVQKANLRGQVSTKVILAHGTEEPIGFQSRVTYLQHLAPWHHEQAQKAGVDRATWVTIPNFIDVDHFYPGRSDQLRRELEIPPGQFVVLVVAAIKRRHKRIDYLLGEFKALASSMPDAPITFVIAGGQESDTAALIAMGTELLGDRVRFLVGFPRERMPELYRMADVFVLGSLKEMMPIALLEATASGLPCVVHQHPVMSWMVAGGGLSLDMTRQGVVTESLHQLLHQPEQLAELGAVARSHCCSQFGTDAVVDQLLEYYRFVAKDQKVAA